Proteins encoded by one window of Kineosporia sp. NBRC 101731:
- a CDS encoding alpha/beta hydrolase — MIPAPGETAGQWWEATGHQVARVQAGLGQFEAPKDFFHDVSPDIEATAMTWPHRSPSDRSFTEPWPAKVWPSVPTLVLQGRDDRLFPLAFVRRLARERLGAETIEMPGGHLLALSRPDELARRLAAL; from the coding sequence ATGATTCCTGCGCCGGGTGAGACCGCCGGGCAGTGGTGGGAAGCGACCGGGCACCAGGTGGCCCGGGTGCAGGCCGGACTGGGTCAGTTCGAAGCGCCGAAAGACTTCTTCCACGACGTCTCCCCGGACATCGAGGCAACCGCCATGACCTGGCCGCACCGCAGTCCCTCAGACCGATCCTTCACAGAACCATGGCCGGCGAAAGTCTGGCCGTCGGTGCCGACCCTCGTTCTCCAAGGACGTGACGACCGACTGTTCCCTCTGGCGTTCGTGCGCAGACTCGCCCGCGAGCGGCTGGGCGCCGAGACGATCGAGATGCCGGGTGGCCACCTACTGGCGTTGAGCCGGCCGGACGAGCTGGCCCGGAGACTGGCCGCCCTATAG
- a CDS encoding alpha/beta fold hydrolase, translating to MTTFLLIPGAGGDARYWNYVVPRLEELGHTAIAVDLPAQDESAGWAEYTHTVVTALGDADPHTTIVVAHSMGAYVAPLVAERYPYAYWCSSTP from the coding sequence GTGACGACTTTCTTACTGATCCCCGGGGCCGGAGGCGACGCCCGCTACTGGAACTACGTCGTTCCGCGGCTGGAAGAGCTGGGGCACACTGCCATAGCGGTCGACCTGCCGGCTCAGGACGAGTCCGCGGGCTGGGCCGAGTACACGCACACGGTGGTCACGGCTCTGGGCGACGCCGACCCGCACACCACGATCGTGGTCGCCCACTCCATGGGCGCTTATGTGGCCCCTCTGGTGGCTGAGCGGTACCCGTACGCCTACTGGTGCTCATCAACCCCATGA
- a CDS encoding AbrB/MazE/SpoVT family DNA-binding domain-containing protein: MADALFHGFIALQSRGLFALPSEVRRRYGLDKPGAQVEITERSDGVLEVRPQAAIPATQAWFWEEAWQQREREATADLTAGRFTDHDSADAFLTDLDS, encoded by the coding sequence GTGGCAGACGCTCTTTTCCATGGATTCATCGCCTTGCAGTCGCGAGGATTGTTCGCTCTGCCCAGTGAAGTTCGGCGTCGGTACGGGCTGGACAAGCCCGGTGCCCAGGTCGAGATCACCGAGCGCTCGGACGGTGTTCTGGAGGTGCGCCCGCAGGCGGCCATTCCCGCAACCCAGGCGTGGTTCTGGGAAGAGGCGTGGCAGCAGCGCGAGCGCGAGGCCACGGCGGACCTCACAGCGGGCCGGTTCACCGACCATGACAGTGCCGACGCGTTTCTTACCGATCTCGACTCGTGA
- a CDS encoding methyl-accepting chemotaxis protein: MAAVGLQGTSSQEDAGQQLARTSNGMSLQWNADMLHDGIRGDVLAALLAETAADRELLDTAAVTDDAAAILSRFNEAAALAPSNVAAQFAAVRPDLEKYADQAVSLSQLAESDPTAARAELPAFLTLFAQLEESMGGVDEAMLAAVDDSQVQAQASARQAKIWLLIGVIASILMFAVLCWMVGRSVIRPLRRVMVALHSMAERDLTARVATEGKDEFAQMGVAFNQAMTEISETISAAGAATGTLIGACAELSDTSVRLGQSAEATAAKAEETSSAATFVGTQIAGMSSATMQMQSAIREIAGQTASAVEVAAEAVREAQITSQSVADLTAASEEIGAIVKAITTIAEQTNLLALNATIEAARAGEAGTGFAVVASEVKDLAHETGGATEDITAKIAAIQSITQRSSDAIDTIVGVIRRIDENQSMIAAAVEEQSATTAEISRSVDEVADGATQISRNTAGIQETVQETSAIAVRNRASATELDGIARQVDGLISRFRC; this comes from the coding sequence ATGGCCGCGGTCGGACTGCAAGGAACCAGCTCCCAGGAGGACGCCGGCCAGCAGTTGGCCCGGACCAGTAACGGAATGTCGCTTCAATGGAATGCTGACATGCTGCACGACGGGATACGCGGCGACGTGCTGGCCGCGCTGCTCGCCGAGACCGCAGCCGATCGGGAGCTGCTCGACACGGCGGCGGTGACCGATGACGCCGCAGCCATCCTCAGCCGATTCAACGAGGCGGCCGCACTGGCTCCTTCGAACGTTGCCGCACAGTTCGCCGCGGTTCGGCCCGACCTGGAGAAGTATGCAGATCAGGCGGTTTCGCTCAGCCAGCTGGCGGAAAGCGATCCCACCGCGGCCAGGGCCGAGCTCCCTGCCTTCCTGACCTTGTTCGCCCAGCTGGAGGAAAGCATGGGGGGTGTGGACGAAGCCATGCTCGCCGCCGTGGACGACAGCCAGGTCCAGGCCCAGGCTTCAGCGCGACAAGCGAAGATCTGGCTGCTCATCGGAGTCATCGCTTCGATCCTGATGTTCGCCGTCTTGTGCTGGATGGTCGGCCGATCGGTGATCCGGCCGCTGAGGCGGGTGATGGTGGCCCTGCATTCGATGGCCGAGCGCGACCTGACCGCGCGGGTGGCGACCGAGGGCAAGGACGAGTTCGCACAGATGGGAGTGGCCTTCAACCAGGCCATGACCGAGATCAGCGAGACCATCTCGGCCGCCGGGGCCGCGACCGGAACTCTCATCGGCGCCTGTGCCGAACTGTCGGACACGTCGGTGCGGCTCGGGCAGTCTGCCGAGGCAACGGCCGCCAAGGCCGAGGAAACGTCCTCGGCCGCCACGTTCGTCGGCACACAGATCGCGGGGATGTCCTCAGCGACCATGCAGATGCAGTCGGCCATCCGCGAGATCGCCGGTCAGACCGCGTCTGCGGTCGAGGTGGCGGCGGAGGCCGTTCGCGAAGCCCAGATCACCAGCCAATCAGTCGCCGACCTGACCGCGGCGAGCGAGGAGATCGGGGCCATCGTGAAGGCGATCACCACCATCGCCGAGCAGACGAACCTCCTCGCGCTGAACGCGACCATCGAGGCGGCGCGGGCCGGCGAAGCCGGCACCGGTTTCGCCGTCGTCGCCTCCGAGGTGAAAGATCTGGCCCACGAGACAGGTGGGGCGACCGAGGACATCACCGCGAAGATCGCCGCGATTCAGAGCATCACGCAGAGATCGAGCGACGCCATCGATACCATCGTGGGAGTGATCAGGAGGATCGACGAGAACCAGTCGATGATCGCCGCCGCGGTCGAAGAACAGTCCGCGACCACTGCGGAGATCAGCCGAAGCGTCGACGAGGTCGCCGACGGCGCCACCCAGATCAGCAGGAATACCGCGGGGATCCAGGAAACGGTCCAGGAGACATCCGCTATCGCGGTGAGGAACCGCGCCTCCGCCACCGAACTGGATGGCATCGCGCGTCAGGTCGACGGTCTGATCTCCCGCTTCCGCTGCTGA